In Streptosporangiales bacterium, the genomic stretch GCTGGCCGACGGGATGCTCGAGTGGCGGCTCGCCGACCTACCCATCGAAGAGGGAATTGCATGACCGAGGGTCCCGCAGCGCATCCGCACCCAGCCTGCAGGACGAGCCGATCTACCTGGACTGCAACTCCACCACACCGGTCGATCCCCGCGTGGTCGACGCGATGCTGCCCTACCTGTGCGCCCACTTCGGCAACCCGTCCAACACCTACCACTACGGCGCCGAGCCCCGACAAGCGCTCGCCTCCGCCCGTGACCAGCTCGCTCGCCTCCTCGGCACGACCGCCGACGAGATCACCTTCACCGGCAGCGGCTCCAAAGCGAACACTCTTGCCATCCGCGGCGCAGCCCTCGCCCACGCTCGGAGCGAGCGTCCTAGACATCGTGTAGCCCGGACGTCGTCAAAGAGCTATGCCCGCACCGCGAGGCCCCAGCTCGGACCCGGCGATGCCCGAGAAGGGGCGCCACGTCGGCTCACCCGAGCTAACTGTCGCCGTGGGCCCCGAGGAACACCAGCCGGAACTTCCCGATCATGACCTCGTCGCCACCGGTGAGCGGCGCGGAGTCGATGCGCTCGCGGTTGACGTAGGTGCCGTTGAGACTGCCGACGTCGGCCACCGTGAAGTCGCCGCCCGCACGACGGAACTC encodes the following:
- a CDS encoding FHA domain-containing protein, encoding EFRRAGGDFTVADVGSLNGTYVNRERIDSAPLTGGDEVMIGKFRLVFLGAHGDS
- a CDS encoding aminotransferase class V-fold PLP-dependent enzyme, with translation MQDEPIYLDCNSTTPVDPRVVDAMLPYLCAHFGNPSNTYHYGAEPRQALASARDQLARLLGTTADEITFTGSGSKANTLAIRGAALAHARSERPRHRVARTSSKSYARTARPQLGPGDAREGAPRRLTRANCRRGPRGTPAGTSRS